From the genome of Lutzomyia longipalpis isolate SR_M1_2022 chromosome 2, ASM2433408v1, one region includes:
- the LOC129789093 gene encoding uncharacterized protein K02A2.6-like — translation MVKPYQAFRQEFGMIGEILVRGTKFVVPKCLRTRMMELAHEGHPGETSMKKRLRERVWWPSMDAEIIKIVKKCEGCRLIEVPSHPEPMQRKRLPEGPWIDLAIDFLGPLPSGEHILVVVDYYSRYKEIEIMPRITAKDTVARLDKIFTRLGYPRTITLDNAKQFVSAEFHEYCKIKGIVLNHTIPYWPQQNGEVERQNRSLLKRIRISHSLDRNWKRDLHDYLVMYYTTPHSTTGKTPTELLYGKTIRSKIPSLGDIATAPPVSDYRDRDQLLKEKGKACEDEKRRAMVSDIVVGDKNTLLNGRQEHQW, via the exons ATGGTGAAGCCATATCAAGCTTTCAGACAAGAGTTTGGAATGATAGGGGAGATATTGGTGAGGGGAACTAAATTTGTAGTTCCTAAATGTTTGAGGACAAGGATGATGGAGCTGGCACATGAAGGGCACCCTGGAGAAACATCAATGAAGAAACGCCTCCGAGAAAGAGTGTGGTGGCCCTCCATGGATGCAGAAATCATCAAGATTGTCAAGAAGTGTGAAGGATGTCGTTTGATTGAAGTGCCAAGCCACCCAGAACCAATGCAGAGGAAGAGGTTGCCAGAAGGACCGTGGATAGATTTGGCAATAGATTTTCTGGGGCCTCTACCGTCGGGGGAACATATTCTCGTTGTAGTAGATTACTACAGCAGGTACAAGGAAATCGAGATTATGCCCCGAATCACCGCCAAAGATACAGTAGCTCGGCTTGACAAAATATTCACCAGGCTCGGCTATCCCCGCACAATCACGTTGGATAACGCTAAACAGTTTGTAAGCGCTGAATTTCACGAATATTGCAAGATCAAGGGAATTGTCCTCAATCACACCATTCCCTATTGGCCTCAGCAAAATGGTGAGGTGGAGAGGCAGAATAGGTCCTTGTTGAAAAGGATAAGGATCAGCCATAGTCTCGACCGAAACTGGAAGAGGGATTTACATGACTATCTGGTTATGTACTACACAACTCCGCACAGTACTACGGGGAAGACCCCAACCGAGCTTCTTTACGGTAAAACTATAAGGAGCAAAATTCCCTCTTTGGGAGATATTGCAACAGCTCCTCCTGTTTCAGACTACAGGGATCGTGATCAATTGTTGAAAGAGAAGGGGAAAGCGTGTGAGGATGAGAAGAGACGAGCAATGGTGTCAGACATAGTAGTTGGGGACAAG AATACATTGTTAAACGGAAGACAGGAGCATCAGTGGTGA
- the LOC129789185 gene encoding uncharacterized protein K02A2.6-like encodes MERFYNLPPFKCATLSARLELQDVFYSIPGADVEEDVGEDEDEVVDPYKVALEKLDAYFAPKRHESYERFDFWALKPEVDEPFEKFVLRVQQHASKCQFGRTEQEARDTAIMDKVIQLASIELREKLLEKKNPTVGNMINQVNIFQMIKAQAKEMGQPATKIELNTEVNQIQAKPDNPKPMTNVECFRCGRKGHYARDPKCPAKDKTCLKCKMRGHFAVKCQQQQRGVKRSNDSQVTTTPPEKKSKVNAVATDSEAKPLESFIYNIGDGDERIWCRVGGVLVEMLIDSGSSQNIIDEATWTYMKNNDAVIQEVEGEARSILRAYAQNDPLQILKVFKAEIAIAEGNDKLLKTATFYVIKGGSLCLLGRYTAKLLGVLILGLPSTQDHFIGQMEEKRITPFPKMKGIKLVIPIDDSVQPVTQHARRPPIALLKKVEEKLEELERSDIIEPVNEHSAWVSPIVVISKDNGDIRICVDMRQANKAIKRENHLMPVLEDFLPRLESAKIFSRLDIKNAFHQIELDESSRHITTFITHKGMFRYKRLMFGISCAPEIFQKVMEQILCGCHNAMNYIDDIIVFGVSLEDHDKALNKVLATLKENDVLLNQSKCIFRVYQIQFLGHVLSEKGIRPMESKVEAVQKFRSPETKEEVRSFLGLITYVSRFLPDCATATFPLRQLMCSSDPFIWKEIHQEAFDKLKNMIADASPVGLGAVLLQFEDDTVDKPLIIAYASKCLSKTERKYCQTEKEALALVCNEWKYGIRG; translated from the exons ATGGAGAGGTTTTACAACCTGCCACCATTCAAATGTGCTACCCTATCGGCGA GGTTGGAATTGCAAGATGTTTTTTACAGCATCCCGGGGGCGGATGTAGAAGAAGATGTGGGTGAAGATGAGGATGAAGTAGTTGATCCATACAAGGTTGCACTTGAGAAGTTGGACGCATATTTTGCTCCCAAGCGCCATGAATCTTATGAAAGATTTGATTTTTGGGCATTGAAGCCTGAGGTTGAtgagccatttgaaaaattcgtcCTGCGTGTCCAGCAACATGCCTCGAAATGCCAATTTGGGAGAACGGAGCAAGAAGCGAGAGACACAGCAATTATGGACAAGGTGATTCAATTGGCTTCTATAGAGCTGCGAGAAAAATTgctggagaagaaaaatccgaCAGTGGGTAACATGATCAATCaagtgaatatttttcaaatgatcAAGGCTCAGGCAAAGGAGATGGGTCAACCAGCCACAAAGATTGAGTTGAATACTGAGGTGAATCAGATACAAGCCAAACCTGATAATCCAAAACCCATGACTAATGTGGAATGCTTCCGATGTGGTagaaaaggacattatgctCGGGATCCCAAATGTCCGGCGAAGGATAAAACCTGCCTCAAGTGTAAGATGCGTGGTCATTTTGCCGTAAAATGCCAACAACAGCAGCGTGGGGTGAAACGATCCAATGATTCACAGGTGACTACCACCCCTCCCGAAAAGAAAAGCAAGGTAAATGCTGTTGCGACGGACAGTGAGGCAAAACCACTGGAGAGTTTTATCTACAATATCGGAGATGGTGATGAGCGTATTTGGTGTCGAGTTGGAGGAGTTCTCGTTGAGATGTTGATTGACTCAGGGtcttcacaaaatattattgatgAAGCAACGTGGACGTATATGAAGAACAATGATGCGGTTATTCAGGAGGTTGAAGGGGAAGCTCGATCTATTTTGAGAGCATATGCGCAGAATGATCCACTGCAGATTTTGAAGGTTTTTAAGGCTGAGATAGCTATTGCTGAAGGGAATGATAAGTTGTTGAAAACCGCAACGTTCTATGTGATCAAAGGGGGTTCACTTTGTTTGCTTGGGAGATACACAGCCAAGTTGTTGGGGGTGTTGATTTTGGGATTACCCAGCACTCAGGATCATTTCATCGGACAAATGGAAGAGAAGAGAATCACCCCTTTTCCTAAGATGAAAGGGATTAAACTTGTGATTCCAATTGATGATTCAGTTCAACCAGTCACTCAACATGCTCGTCGCCCTCCAATCGCGCTTTTGAAGaaagttgaggaaaaattggAGGAATTGGAAAGATCTGATATCATAGAACCGGTGAATGAACACAGCGCTTGGGTTTCACCAATTGTGGTGATCTCAAAGGACAATGGAGATATCCGCATCTGTGTGGACATGCGACAAGCAAACAAAGCGATTAAGCGTGAAAATCACTTGATGCCCGTGTTGGAAGACTTCTTGCCACGATTGGAGTCAGCGAAAATTTTTTCACGCCTGGACATCAAAAACGCCTTTCATCAAATTGAATTGGACGAAAGCTCTCGCCATATAACGACTTTTATAACCCACAAAGGAATGTTTCGGTATAAGCGACTGATGTTCGGAATTTCCTGTGCCCCTGAAATTTTCCAGAAGGTAATGGAGCAAATTTTGTGCGGGTGCCACAATGCTATGAATTATATCGATGATATAATTGTTTTCGGGGTTTCTCTGGAGGATCATGACAAGGCGTTGAATAAAGTATTGGCTACTTTGAAAGAGAATGATGTACTCTTGAATCAATCGAAATGCATATTTCGTGTTTATCAAATTCAGTTTTTGGGACACGTGCTTTCTGAGAAAGGCATCAGACCGATGGAATCTAAAGTGGAAGCAGTACAAAAGTTTAGGTCACCTGAAACAAAGGAAGAAGTTCGCAGTTTTCTCGGATTGATAACGTATGTTAGTAGATTTCTTCCTGATTGTGCAACGGCCACATTTCCTCTCAGACAATTGATGTGCAGCAGTGACCCCTTTATTTGGAAGGAAATCCATCAGGAAGCATTTGATAAGCTGAAGAACATGATTG CTGATGCATCTCCAGTGGGGTTGGGAGCAGTACTGTTGCAATTCGAGGATGACACTGTTGATAAACCACTAATCATTGCTTATGCGAGTAAATGTCTCTCCAAAACTGAACGCAAGTACTGCCAAACGGAGAAGGAGGCTCTAGCTCTCGTTTG TAATGAATGGAAGTACGGAATTCGAGGCTGA